In Thalassophryne amazonica chromosome 4, fThaAma1.1, whole genome shotgun sequence, a genomic segment contains:
- the LOC117509002 gene encoding olfactory receptor 1-like has translation MENDTVGFELTLDGFIIPPGGKYPIFFMGIFIYLFVVFCNVILLTLIILKKNLHKPMYFILLSLPLNDLIGINAMLPKVLSDIVTETNRIYYPLCVLQAFLIHMYGGAVLFILAAMSIDRYIAICMPLRYSSLMTPTNVACVIVLIWGLDFVLIVSFFALQARLPRCKSVIMNVFCDNPSLLKLTCGNTTINNIVGLLNTAIMQLLTISIQTFSYVRILITCLLTKKLETKRKAINTCVAQLVVFIIFEIVTTFTILSHRFKNISLDLQKIMGMLIFLVPPLLNPVVYGLCTKEIRNALLKVCKATMCQI, from the coding sequence ATGGAGAATGACACTGTTGGCTTTGAGTTAACTCTGGATGGGTTTATTATTCCTCCTGGTGGAAAATACCCAATATTTTTTATGGGtatttttatttacctttttgtTGTCTTTTGCAATGTCATCTTGCTAACTTTGATCATTTTGAAGAAGAACCTTCACAAACCCATGTATTTCATTTTGCTCAGCCTTCCTCTCAATGATCTGATAGGCATCAATGCAATGCTGCCAAAAGTGCTTTCAGACATTGTGACAGAGACAAACAGGATTTACTATCCTCTCTGTGTATTACAAGCCTTCTTGATCCACATGTATGGTGGTGCAGTCCTGTTCATTCTTGCAGCAATGTCCATTGACCGTTATATTGCCATTTGCATGCCTTTACGTTACAGCTCTCTGATGACCCCCACAAATGTCGCTTGTGTTATTGTTCTCATTTGGGGGCTCGACTTTGTCTTGATTGTGTCTTTCTTCGCTCTGCAGGCAAGGCTCCCCAGGTGCAAATCTGTTATTATGAATGTGTTCTGTGATAACCCATCGCTCCTGAAGCTCACATGTGGAAACACAACAATAAACAACATTGTAGGATTGCTTAACACAGCCATTATGCAGTTGCTCACCATTTCTATTCAAACATTTTCCTACGTGAGGATTCTGATCACCTGCTTGCTTACAAAGAAGTTAGAAACAAAGCGAAAGGCTATCAACACGTGCGTTGCACAGTTGGTTGTATTCATCATTTTTGAGATTGTGACAACTTTTACAATTTTATCCCACAGGTTTAAAAATATCTCACTTGACTTGCAAAAAATAATGGGCATGCTAATATTTCTCGTACCACCACTTTTGAACCCTGTTGTGTATGGGCTGTGTACAAAGGAAATAAGAAATGCTCTTTTGAAAGTCTGTAAAGCCACAATGTGtcagatttag